One window of Acidobacteriota bacterium genomic DNA carries:
- a CDS encoding ABC transporter ATP-binding protein, with protein MSDEGATAVGFEVSGLTYHYPDGSPALNGISVRVAAGERVALLGPNGAGKSTLLLHVAGLLPERRRYLHVHEHGGTAHRHGRVGRIVVDGTELTPGSIRQIRALAGIVFQDPDDQLFGLTVGEDVAYGPRARRWSAVATTQAVEESLAAVGLSGFEHRSPHHLSAGEKRRVCLAGVLACHPGLLLLDEPSSGLDPRGRRGLADVLRGLTATIVVASHDLEFVTALCSRAIVVDHGGIVADGPVVTILGDHDLLMRHGLA; from the coding sequence ATGAGCGACGAGGGGGCAACGGCTGTCGGTTTTGAGGTCTCGGGCCTCACGTACCACTACCCGGACGGGTCGCCCGCGCTCAACGGCATCAGTGTGCGCGTGGCCGCCGGAGAACGCGTCGCGCTGCTGGGCCCCAACGGCGCCGGCAAGTCCACGCTGCTCCTGCACGTGGCTGGCCTCCTCCCGGAGCGGCGTCGCTACCTGCACGTCCACGAGCACGGGGGCACGGCGCACCGCCACGGCCGGGTCGGACGCATTGTCGTGGACGGAACGGAACTGACGCCCGGCAGCATCCGACAGATCCGGGCTCTTGCGGGCATCGTGTTTCAGGATCCCGACGATCAGTTGTTCGGCCTGACGGTCGGCGAAGATGTCGCGTACGGCCCGCGGGCCCGCCGCTGGTCAGCCGTCGCGACCACGCAGGCCGTCGAGGAGAGCCTGGCTGCCGTGGGATTGTCCGGATTCGAACATCGCTCGCCGCATCATCTCTCGGCCGGCGAGAAGCGACGCGTGTGCCTGGCCGGTGTGCTGGCGTGCCATCCTGGACTGCTCCTGCTCGATGAGCCGTCGTCCGGGCTCGATCCTCGAGGCCGGCGGGGGCTGGCGGACGTGCTGCGCGGGCTGACAGCGACGATTGTCGTGGCGAGCCATGACCTGGAATTTGTCACCGCACTCTGCTCGCGCGCCATCGTCGTCGATCACGGAGGCATCGTGGCAGATGGGCCAGTCGTCACGATCCTCGGCGATCACGATCTGCTGATGAGGCACGGGCTCGCCTGA
- a CDS encoding energy-coupling factor ABC transporter permease translates to MHIPDGFLSVGVATATWTAAAIGVASALRAEKADSHPMPAGILGATAAFLFAAQMINVPIAPGVSGHLVGSALAAALVGPWRALIAMAVVLAIQAVLFQDGGISALGANIFDMGVAGVAVAYAVAALAARWSRSPRGFAIGVVIGAFAATTAASVLTGIWLGLSGLYPLGAIVQIMLVTHVAVGVLEAALTGAIVVTVLRWRPDLVRGLNATHTVSHPAAALVGILGVAIVVAAFVSPFASALPDGLEQAAARLGFAGRAYAAWPAPLAGYSLPLAASGRAATAIAGTLGTIAVAVLAWVISRSLRSHTDAVHR, encoded by the coding sequence GTGCACATCCCTGATGGCTTTCTGAGCGTCGGCGTCGCGACGGCCACCTGGACGGCGGCGGCCATCGGCGTGGCCTCGGCGCTTCGGGCGGAGAAGGCCGACAGCCATCCCATGCCTGCCGGCATCCTCGGCGCGACCGCGGCGTTTCTGTTCGCGGCGCAGATGATCAACGTGCCGATTGCTCCCGGCGTGAGCGGCCACCTGGTGGGAAGCGCGCTGGCGGCCGCGCTGGTCGGCCCCTGGCGCGCCTTGATCGCCATGGCAGTGGTGCTGGCCATTCAGGCCGTGCTCTTTCAGGACGGCGGCATCAGCGCGCTCGGGGCCAACATCTTCGACATGGGTGTGGCGGGCGTCGCGGTCGCCTATGCCGTGGCGGCGCTTGCCGCCCGCTGGTCGCGAAGCCCACGCGGCTTTGCGATCGGGGTTGTCATCGGTGCATTCGCGGCCACCACGGCGGCATCGGTGCTGACTGGCATCTGGCTCGGTCTGTCGGGTCTCTATCCGCTCGGCGCCATCGTTCAGATCATGCTGGTCACCCATGTGGCCGTCGGCGTGCTCGAAGCCGCACTGACCGGAGCCATTGTCGTGACGGTCCTGCGCTGGAGACCGGACCTGGTGCGCGGACTGAACGCCACTCACACCGTGAGTCACCCGGCCGCTGCGCTGGTCGGCATCCTTGGTGTGGCGATCGTCGTCGCGGCGTTTGTCTCGCCATTCGCGTCTGCGCTGCCAGACGGTCTCGAACAGGCGGCCGCGCGACTGGGCTTTGCGGGGCGCGCTTACGCCGCGTGGCCGGCGCCGCTGGCCGGGTACTCGCTGCCATTGGCGGCCTCCGGCCGGGCGGCAACGGCAATCGCCGGAACGCTCGGCACGATTGCGGTGGCCGTGCTCGCCTGGGTCATCAGCCGCAGCCTTCGATCACACACAGATGCCGTACACCGGTAA